A window of Pedobacter lusitanus contains these coding sequences:
- a CDS encoding S24 family peptidase: MTENQRLKFLLPELGFTSQLGFAKALNITAGGLSDVLRSKGGIGVSDKIKRILEHSYNINIKWLESGEGEIYSVAPKEPINISESDITTLKRNVRKQKALIPYYNADFMAGNSDVFYEDGTIYPEYYMDVPEFYGCTAFRAYSDSMEPKIRSGAILFGVKVEDWQSSLEYGQIYGITLNDGRRFLKYIRRSQDYKTEFILKSENPLYDDFEIQKTKIKNIWLIEGWLDKRT; this comes from the coding sequence ATGACTGAGAATCAGAGACTAAAATTTCTATTACCAGAATTAGGGTTTACATCTCAGCTGGGGTTTGCAAAGGCATTAAACATTACTGCAGGCGGATTATCAGATGTTTTGAGATCAAAAGGTGGTATAGGAGTTTCAGACAAAATAAAAAGAATATTAGAACATTCTTATAACATAAATATTAAATGGCTAGAAAGTGGAGAAGGAGAAATATATTCGGTAGCTCCAAAAGAGCCGATCAATATATCAGAAAGTGACATTACAACTTTAAAAAGAAATGTTAGGAAACAGAAAGCTTTAATTCCATACTATAACGCAGATTTTATGGCAGGAAATTCGGATGTTTTTTATGAAGATGGGACTATCTATCCTGAATATTATATGGATGTGCCTGAATTCTATGGCTGCACCGCTTTTAGGGCTTACAGTGACAGCATGGAACCCAAAATAAGATCTGGCGCAATCCTATTTGGGGTAAAAGTAGAAGACTGGCAAAGCTCTTTAGAGTATGGCCAGATTTATGGAATCACTCTAAATGACGGCAGAAGGTTTTTAAAGTATATAAGAAGATCACAAGACTACAAAACAGAATTCATCCTTAAAAGTGAGAACCCTCTGTATGACGATTTCGAAATACAGAAAACGAAAATAAAGAACATCTGGCTTATCGAAGGTTGGCTGGATAAACGAACATAA
- a CDS encoding response regulator transcription factor, with product MKTSSLAHILTGKGSELFVCDDQPYITHNRMTVDLLDAPEKIKSALVRFIKADPEREKAYVSMAGDDVNAQMSQCVKCMFANLDGVPDIDENGMINNTEFVPCEKRGGGCKFEGIACNKLSMSGNEISKSEMRVLEVCQLEEKEIAEKLCLSPATVKRHSQNIRIKTGIPSGKKLALWASSMGVINLDQLCF from the coding sequence ATGAAAACGAGTTCACTAGCACATATTTTAACAGGTAAAGGCTCAGAGCTTTTTGTGTGTGATGATCAGCCATATATAACACATAATAGAATGACTGTTGACCTGTTAGATGCTCCGGAAAAAATTAAATCGGCATTGGTAAGATTTATCAAAGCAGATCCTGAAAGAGAAAAGGCATATGTGTCAATGGCTGGTGATGATGTTAATGCTCAGATGTCGCAGTGTGTAAAGTGCATGTTCGCTAATCTTGACGGTGTGCCTGATATAGATGAAAATGGAATGATCAATAACACTGAGTTTGTTCCGTGCGAAAAAAGGGGTGGGGGGTGCAAGTTTGAAGGTATAGCGTGTAATAAGCTATCAATGTCTGGTAATGAAATAAGTAAGAGTGAAATGAGGGTTTTAGAGGTTTGCCAGCTGGAAGAAAAGGAAATAGCTGAAAAGCTATGCCTTTCTCCGGCGACAGTTAAAAGACACTCACAGAATATAAGAATTAAAACCGGGATTCCTTCCGGAAAGAAATTGGCCTTATGGGCTTCAAGTATGGGGGTTATTAATCTAGATCAATTATGTTTTTAG
- a CDS encoding helix-turn-helix domain-containing protein: MEVITIESEAFKEIQGMHMQNKQVIADQAATIAGYNIVMISAEKAAELTGYSEKTLRLRKEEIGYHTIGKNIFFFPKDLEVWLHKYYRGPKPRKY, translated from the coding sequence ATGGAAGTGATAACAATTGAAAGCGAAGCCTTTAAGGAAATACAGGGCATGCACATGCAGAATAAACAGGTGATAGCTGATCAGGCTGCTACAATCGCAGGATACAATATTGTTATGATCAGTGCTGAAAAGGCCGCAGAGCTAACCGGATATAGTGAAAAGACATTAAGGTTAAGAAAAGAGGAAATAGGATACCATACAATAGGCAAGAACATTTTCTTTTTTCCTAAAGATTTAGAAGTATGGCTTCACAAGTATTACCGGGGGCCTAAACCACGAAAGTATTAA
- a CDS encoding ERF family protein, translated as METKGELAKAIISVMKEVKGIEKSMTVGKGDSAYKGVPDQEVKKIIGEAMINAGLTILPIGVDAKTRVDRWEETNSYGTKTKQSVFTETTTKYLLLHESGESQVLEGYGQGVDSQDKSAGKATTYALKYTLLYTFLVPTGKIDDADTSHSEEHEVPTKKIQSYPADNRPWITARMLTQAIDKIKAGNTEVYQLTVNAFQIKPDQLEQLKTA; from the coding sequence ATGGAAACAAAGGGAGAATTAGCGAAAGCTATCATATCTGTGATGAAAGAAGTTAAAGGCATCGAAAAGAGCATGACTGTCGGTAAAGGCGATAGTGCTTACAAAGGTGTTCCGGATCAAGAAGTAAAAAAGATTATTGGAGAAGCGATGATAAATGCTGGACTAACTATTTTACCTATTGGTGTAGATGCAAAAACAAGAGTTGACAGGTGGGAAGAAACAAATAGTTATGGCACAAAGACCAAGCAATCAGTTTTTACTGAAACTACAACTAAATATCTACTACTGCATGAAAGCGGTGAAAGCCAAGTTTTAGAGGGTTACGGACAAGGTGTTGATAGTCAAGATAAGTCTGCCGGTAAAGCGACTACCTACGCCTTAAAATATACTTTATTATACACTTTCCTTGTCCCTACTGGTAAAATAGATGACGCAGACACTTCTCACTCAGAAGAACATGAAGTGCCGACAAAAAAAATACAATCATATCCAGCAGACAATCGTCCTTGGATTACAGCCAGAATGCTGACTCAGGCAATTGATAAGATAAAAGCTGGTAATACAGAAGTTTATCAGTTAACAGTAAATGCCTTTCAGATTAAACCTGATCAATTAGAACAATTAAAAACCGCTTAA